One Epinephelus fuscoguttatus linkage group LG10, E.fuscoguttatus.final_Chr_v1 genomic window carries:
- the sgcb gene encoding beta-sarcoglycan: MASEQESSNGPVKKSMREKAIERRGINKEHNSNFKAGYVPIEEERLHKTGLRGRKGNMAVCIVVLLFLLALINLIITLVIWTVIRIGPNGCDSMEFHETGLLRFKQKADMGIVHPLHKSTVGGRKDQDLVLVGNNNPVVFQQGTTKLSVEKDKTSVVSDVGISFTDPRTQTTFFSTDFENHEFHLPKGVKVLSVKKASTERITSSAASDLNIKGDSKAIIRGNEGVNIMGRTVEFKMGGGIELRAENSIVLNGSVMFNATRIPNSAGDVYFDEGMERYKLCMCADGTLFRVQVKYPNMGCQTSDNPCKKAH, from the exons GAGAGCTCCAATGGGCCCGTGAAGAAGTCCATGCGAGAGAAGGCGATAGAAAGACGTGGTATCAACAAGGAACACAACAGTAACTTCAAAGCAGGCTATGTACCCATAGAAGAGGAGCGTCTTCATAAGACAGGGCTGAGAGGACGCAAGGGAAACATGGCTGTCTGTATTgttgtcctcctcttcctcctcgccTTAATCAACCTCATT ATCACTCTGGTAATATGGACAGTGATACGTATTGGTCCAAATGGGTGCGACAGTATGGAGTTCCATGAGACCGGCCTGCTACGCTTCaaacagaaggcagacatgGGCATTGTTCACCCACTGCACAAGAGCACAGTAGGAGGCCGCAAAGACCAGGACCTGGTTCTTGTTGGCAACAATAATCCG GTTGTGTTCCAGCAAGGCACTACTAAGCTGAGTGTAGAGAAGGACAAGACCTCAGTTGTCAGTGATGTTGGCATATCCTTCACAGACCCTCGCACGCAGACCACATTCTTCAGCACAGACTTTGAAAACCATGAGTTCCATTTGCCCAAAGGAGTCAAAGTTCTCAGTGTCAAAAAGGCCTCCACAGAAAGG ATCACCAGTAGTGCAGCGTCTGACCTGAACATTAAAGGCGACAGCAAGGCCATCATTCGTGGAAATGAGGGCGTCAACATCATGGGCCGCACTGTAGAGTTCAAGATGGGCGGAGGCATCGAGCTCAGGGCT GAGAACAGCATCGTCCTCAATGGATCGGTCATGTTCAATGCTACACGCATCCCTAACTCCGCAGGAGATGTGTATTTCGATGAAGGCATGGAGAGGTATAAGCTCTGCATGTGTGCAGATGGGACTCTGTTCCGTGTGCAGGTGAAATATCCCAACATGGGCTGCCAGACTTCAGATAACCCGTGTAAAAAAGCTCACTAG